The Gambusia affinis linkage group LG11, SWU_Gaff_1.0, whole genome shotgun sequence genome contains a region encoding:
- the LOC122840387 gene encoding abl interactor 2-like isoform X6 yields MAELQMLLEEEIPAGRRALLDSFTNLERVAEYCESNYVQSADKEQALEETKSYTTQSLASVAYLINTLANNVLQMLDIQASQLRRMESSVNHISQTVDIHKEKVARREIGILTTNKNTSRSHKIIAPANLERPVRYIRKPIDYSVLDDTGHGVKVNGQQSLKLGGGLSRTNPPTQKPPSPPRAGKGILGGSSGGSHPSSSSRSSSRENSGSGSVGVPIAVPTPSPPSTFPVSPTAGPSSSSSTAPNSSPSPSPTPSSFSSSSSTATLTQPNAPLPPNSPAHQADSSPHTSSQTNVQNTNTSPPSNPSPSTSEVQSQLSSLSLPAPSSPSLSASSSPAEGPFVPQFYSMNRPQPRQQTPQVGGSLPYRRPPSVTGQPITNHVNGGPCYNQSPASPPPPSLLQFTPQLPLMGFVARVQESITDTSSPQPSADTPSGPDETPSTPKPSEDGHGEEDSKVVEYSDPYAEEDPPWAPRSYLEKVVAVYDYTADKEDELSFQEGAIIYVVKKNEDGWFEGVMNATTGLFPGNYVESIMHYAD; encoded by the exons TCTGCAGACAAAGAGCAAGCGCTGGAGGAGACCAAGAGCTACACCACCCAGTCTCTGGCCAGCGTCGCCTACCTTATCAACACGCTGGCCAACAATGTGCTGCAGATGCTCGACATCCAGGCCTCGCAGCTCCGCCGCATGGAGAGCTCCGTCAACCATATTTCACAG ACAGTCGACATCCACAAGGAGAAGGTGGCGAGGCGTGAGATTGGCATACTGAccaccaacaaaaacacatcccGCTCCCATAAAATCATCGCCCCAGCCAATCTGGAGAGGCCTGTGCGCTACATTAGGAAGCCCATTGACTACAGCGTGCTGGATGACACTGGACATGGAGTCAAG GTAAATGGCCAGCAGAGTCTGAAACTTGGAGGAGGTCTGTCCCGGACTAACCCCCCGACCCAGAAACCACCCAGCCCTCCAAGGGCAGGAAAAGGAATCTTAGG tggcAGCAGCGGAGGCAGTcaccccagcagcagcagtcgcagcagcagcagggagaacagtGGCAGCGGCAGCGTGGGCGTTCCCATCGCCGTGCCAACGCCGTCACCGCCCTCCACTTTCCCAG TCTCCCCGACTGCTGGACCGTCCAGCTCTTCCTCCACAGCTCCAAACTCCTCCCCTTCTCCCTCGCCGActccttcctctttctcctcttcctcctccaccgccACCTTAACCCAGCCTAACGCACCCCTACCACCAAACTCGCCCGCACACCAAGCCGACTCGTCTCCTCACACAAGCTCCCAAACAAACGTACAGAACACCAACACCTCCCCACCTTCTAACCCTTCTCCCAGCACCTCTGAAGTCCAGTCCCAGTtgtcttctctttctcttcctgctccttcttctccttcactCTCCGCCTCTTCATCACCTGCTGAAG GTCCCTTCGTCCCCCAGTTCTACAGCATGAACCGACCCCAGCCTCGACAACAGACCCCACAGGTGGGGGGGTCACTTCCATACCGCCGACCCCCTTCTGTGACTGGTCAGCCGATAACCAACCACGTCAACGGAGGACCCTGCTACAACCAGAGCCCAG CCTCGCCTCCACCTCCATCGCTCCTGCAGTTCACCCCTCAGCTGCCTCTGATGGGTTTCGTTGCTCGAGTTCAAGAATCTA TCACAGACACTTCTTCTCCTCAACCGTCAGCAGACACGCCTTCAGGGCCCGATGAGACTCCGTCCACTCCGAAACCTTCAGAGGACGGACACGGTGAGGAAGACTCTAAGGTAGTGGAGTACAGCGATCCGTACGCTGAAGAGGACCCGCCCTGGGCCCCCAGAAGCTACCTGGAGAAAG TGGTGGCTGTGTATGATTACACCGCAGACAAGGAGGACGAGCTTTCGTTTCAGGAAGGAGCGATCATATATGTTGTCAAAAAGAACGAGGACGGATGGTTCGAAGGGGTGATGAACGCCACCACCGGCCTCTTCCCTGGAAACTACGTGGAGTCCATCATGCACTACGCCGACTGA
- the LOC122840387 gene encoding abl interactor 2-like isoform X2 yields MAELQMLLEEEIPAGRRALLDSFTNLERVAEYCESNYVQSADKEQALEETKSYTTQSLASVAYLINTLANNVLQMLDIQASQLRRMESSVNHISQTVDIHKEKVARREIGILTTNKNTSRSHKIIAPANLERPVRYIRKPIDYSVLDDTGHGVKVNGQQSLKLGGGLSRTNPPTQKPPSPPRAGKGILGHKNSPYRTLEPVRPPVVPNDYASSPTRNNSGAGQLPSPVRTATLNQRPRTYSGSSGGSHPSSSSRSSSRENSGSGSVGVPIAVPTPSPPSTFPVSPTAGPSSSSSTAPNSSPSPSPTPSSFSSSSSTATLTQPNAPLPPNSPAHQADSSPHTSSQTNVQNTNTSPPSNPSPSTSEVQSQLSSLSLPAPSSPSLSASSSPAEGPFVPQFYSMNRPQPRQQTPQVGGSLPYRRPPSVTGQPITNHVNGGPCYNQSPASPPPPSLLQFTPQLPLMGFVARVQESITDTSSPQPSADTPSGPDETPSTPKPSEDGHGEEDSKVVEYSDPYAEEDPPWAPRSYLEKVVAVYDYTADKEDELSFQEGAIIYVVKKNEDGWFEGVMNATTGLFPGNYVESIMHYAD; encoded by the exons TCTGCAGACAAAGAGCAAGCGCTGGAGGAGACCAAGAGCTACACCACCCAGTCTCTGGCCAGCGTCGCCTACCTTATCAACACGCTGGCCAACAATGTGCTGCAGATGCTCGACATCCAGGCCTCGCAGCTCCGCCGCATGGAGAGCTCCGTCAACCATATTTCACAG ACAGTCGACATCCACAAGGAGAAGGTGGCGAGGCGTGAGATTGGCATACTGAccaccaacaaaaacacatcccGCTCCCATAAAATCATCGCCCCAGCCAATCTGGAGAGGCCTGTGCGCTACATTAGGAAGCCCATTGACTACAGCGTGCTGGATGACACTGGACATGGAGTCAAG GTAAATGGCCAGCAGAGTCTGAAACTTGGAGGAGGTCTGTCCCGGACTAACCCCCCGACCCAGAAACCACCCAGCCCTCCAAGGGCAGGAAAAGGAATCTTAGG GCACAAGAACTCCCCCTACAGGACACTTGAGCCGGTACGCCCTCCCGTCGTGCCCAATGATTATGCTTCCAGCCCAACGAGAAACAATTCGGGTGCTGGACAACTTCCGAGTCCGGTCCGCACGGCCACCCTGAACCAGCGACCCCGAACGTACAG tggcAGCAGCGGAGGCAGTcaccccagcagcagcagtcgcagcagcagcagggagaacagtGGCAGCGGCAGCGTGGGCGTTCCCATCGCCGTGCCAACGCCGTCACCGCCCTCCACTTTCCCAG TCTCCCCGACTGCTGGACCGTCCAGCTCTTCCTCCACAGCTCCAAACTCCTCCCCTTCTCCCTCGCCGActccttcctctttctcctcttcctcctccaccgccACCTTAACCCAGCCTAACGCACCCCTACCACCAAACTCGCCCGCACACCAAGCCGACTCGTCTCCTCACACAAGCTCCCAAACAAACGTACAGAACACCAACACCTCCCCACCTTCTAACCCTTCTCCCAGCACCTCTGAAGTCCAGTCCCAGTtgtcttctctttctcttcctgctccttcttctccttcactCTCCGCCTCTTCATCACCTGCTGAAG GTCCCTTCGTCCCCCAGTTCTACAGCATGAACCGACCCCAGCCTCGACAACAGACCCCACAGGTGGGGGGGTCACTTCCATACCGCCGACCCCCTTCTGTGACTGGTCAGCCGATAACCAACCACGTCAACGGAGGACCCTGCTACAACCAGAGCCCAG CCTCGCCTCCACCTCCATCGCTCCTGCAGTTCACCCCTCAGCTGCCTCTGATGGGTTTCGTTGCTCGAGTTCAAGAATCTA TCACAGACACTTCTTCTCCTCAACCGTCAGCAGACACGCCTTCAGGGCCCGATGAGACTCCGTCCACTCCGAAACCTTCAGAGGACGGACACGGTGAGGAAGACTCTAAGGTAGTGGAGTACAGCGATCCGTACGCTGAAGAGGACCCGCCCTGGGCCCCCAGAAGCTACCTGGAGAAAG TGGTGGCTGTGTATGATTACACCGCAGACAAGGAGGACGAGCTTTCGTTTCAGGAAGGAGCGATCATATATGTTGTCAAAAAGAACGAGGACGGATGGTTCGAAGGGGTGATGAACGCCACCACCGGCCTCTTCCCTGGAAACTACGTGGAGTCCATCATGCACTACGCCGACTGA